A region of the Nitrospirota bacterium genome:
CGCCGACAACGTGGCAGGCCGAGCCCGCTCCCGGAATCTCGGAGACGGCCGGGGAACCCGATGATCTCGCGCGCTGGTGGGCGACGCTCGACGATCCGGTGCTGACGAGACTCATCGAGCAGGCCGTGGCCGGTAATCTCGATCTGAAGCAGGCGCAGGCGCGGTTGCGCGAAGCGCGGGCCCGCCGTAAGCAGACCGGAGCCGACCGGTTTCCGAGTCTCGACGCCAATGCCTTGGTCAACCGGGTGCAGAGCAGCGAAGAGACCGGTCCCGGTTCTACGACCACCCTGTACGCCGCCGGGTTCGACGCGAGTTGGGAGCTGGACGTGTTCGGCGGCACTCGTCGCGCGATGGAGGCCGCCACGGCCAGCGAGCAGGCCAGCGAGGAAGACTTGCGCGACGTGCTGGTCAGCCTGCTCTCGGAGGTCGCGCTCAACTACGTCGAGTTGCGAACGGGCCAGACCGGGCTGGCCATCGCCGAGCAGAACCGCGACGCGCAGCAGGAGACCTACGACATTGCGCGCTGGCGCTTCGAAGCCGGACTCGTCACGGAGCTCGACGTCGAGCAGGCCCGATACAACCTCGAGCAAACCAAGGCCCAGATCCCCAGGTTGCAGGCCGCGATCAGCGAGGCGCAGAACCGGCTCGCGGTGTTGTTGGGCCGTATGCCGGGAGCATTGAACAGTGAACTGGCTCCCCCGTTGCCGATCCCGGTCGCGCCCGCGAGCGTGGCGGTCGGGGTTCCCGCCGACGCGCTGCGCCGTCGTCCCGACGTGCGGCGGGCGGAGCGTCGCTTGGCGGCTCAGACCGCGCAGGTCGGGGTGGCGACCGCTGCGCGGTACCCCAGTTTCTCCCTCGTCGGGACGATCGGTTTGGAGTCCCTCTCGTCGTCCAATCTTTTCACCGCCGGCGCCCGCACGTCGTCGCTGGGCGGCAGCGCGCTGTGGACGGTGTTCGACTTCGGTCGCTTGCGCGAGAACGTCAACATTCAGTCGGCGCTGCAGGAACAGGCGTTGCTTGCCTACGAGTCGGCGGTGCGTACGGCGGTCGAGGACACGGAGAACGCCCTGGTGGCCTTTGCCAAGGAACAGAACAGACGTTCCCACCTGCAGGCGGCGACGGAGGCGGCGCAGCGTGCGGTCGCGCTGGCGCGCGGGCGGTACGAATCGGGCCTCCTGGATTTTCAGACCGTACTGGAGGCGCAGCGCTCCCTGTTGGTGCTGCAGGATCAGTTGGCACTGAGCGACGGCGCCGTCGTTTCCAACCTGATCCAGCTCTACAAGGCCCTGGGCGGCGGTTGGACGTCGTTCGGGGCGGCTGCGGGTAAACCGATCGGGGACTCGACGGGTGCGGCTCAATGAGCAAGCCCACCACCGAGTATGCAAACGATGTCGCCAAGGCCTTGGGCATCGGGACCACCTCACGTTGGACGCGGCTGAAGCGTTGGGCGGCGTGGGGAGTGGTGGCGATCGCCGCCGCCGCTGTGGGCGTCCTCTGGCTGGCGCGCAGCGGGACCGAGACCGTTCGATACAAAACAGAGCCGGTCACGCGCGGTGACCTTGTTGTCACTGTCAGCGCCACCGGGACTCTCGAACCGACCAACCAGGTCGATGTGGGGATCGAGGTCTCCGGGACCATCAAGACGGTCGATGTGGACTACAACGACCGGGTCAAAGTCGGCCAGATCCTGGCGCGGCTCGATACCACAAAGCTCGAGGCGCAGGCGTTGCAGACAGAGGCGGCGTTGGGATCGGCAAGAGCCAAGGTGCTTCAGGCGCAAGCCAACGTCCGCGAAGCCGAGGCGCAACTCGCGCGATTGGTCCGCGTCCGAGAGTTGAGTCGGGGTAAGGTGCCGTCGCAACAGGAACTCGACGCAGCACAGGCCGCGCTCGATCGGTCGCGAGCCGACGAGGCTGCCGCCAGCGCGGTGGTCTCCCAAAACCAAGCCACGCTGGATGCCAACCGCACGGATCTCTCCAAAGCGGTCATTCGCTCGCCCATCAACGGCGTGGTCTTGAAGCGTTCAGTGGAGCCGGGCCAAACCGTGGCAGCGAGCTTCCAGGCGCCCGTGTTGTTCACCATCGCCGAGGACCTGACGAACATGGAGCTTCAGGTGGACGTGGACGAGGCCGATGTCGGACAGGTGAATGCCGGGCAAGACGCGACGTTCACGGTTGACGCGTATCCGGACCGGACGTTTCCCGCCCGGATCACGAAGGTTCGTTACGGTTCACAGACCGTCGCGGGCGTGGTGACGTACAAGGCGGTGTTGACCGTGGACAACTCGAGCCTGTCCCTGCGCCCGGGGATGACGGCCACCGCGGCCATTACGGTCGAGCGCGTGACGGACGCGATCCTGGTCCCCAATGCGTCGCTGCGGTTCACGCCGCCGACGCCGGAGCCGCGCGAGTCGACCGGCGGAGGCCTCTTGAGCAGGATCCTCCCAAGACCTCTCAGACCGGCGCCCAGCTCTCGCGATGAGATGAGGCCCGGCACTCGGGACCAGCGCGTCTGGATCGTCAGCAACGGGGAGTTGGAGGCCGTTCCCGTAACCACCGGGGCGACTGACGGCGTGATGACTGAAGTGACGGAGGGCCGGGTCGAGCCGGGGATGGCCGTGGTGGTCGATCGGGTCACGGCGAAGCCGTGAGTTCGAGTGACCCTCCCCCCGACACGCCGCCGCTGATCCAACTGCGGGGCGTGACCAAGGTATACGGCGCGGGTGACGCCGCCATGCACGCGTTACGCGGGATCGATCTGCGGATCGAGAAGGGTGAGTTTGTCGCGGTGATGGGGCCGAGCGGATCAGGGAAGAGCACCTGCATGAATATTCTGGGTTGCCTCGATACACCGACGGCGGGAACCTATCACTTCAAAGGCGTCGAGGTCGGCGCGCTCACCCGTAACCAGCGCGCCCTGTTGCGCCGTCAATACCTGGGATTTGTATTTCAGGGGTATAACCTCCTCAACCGGACGTCGGCATTGGAAAACGTGGAACTCCCCCTGATCTACCGCGGAGTCCCGGTCGGTCGGCGGCATGAACAAGCTCGGGAGGCGTTGCACGTCGTGGGGCTGAAAGGATGGGAACACCACACGCAGGGCGAGTTGTCCGGCGGCCAGCAGCAGCGCGTCGCCATTGCCCGGGCCATTGTCACCCAGCCCGCCGTGCTGCTCGCCGATGAGCCGACCGGCAATCTGGACACGGCGCGCGGCCGCGAAATCATGGACTTGCTCACGACGTTGAACCGTGGCCACGAGATCACGGTGGTCATGGTGACCCACGAACCCGACATGGCCGCCTACGCGAGGCGCACCGTGAAGTTCCTGGATGGCGTGGTGGCGAGCGACGCGTCGCAGCAAGAGGTGGCCTGAGGATGGTGTGGAACGCGTTGCATCTGGCGCTCCGGGAGGTCCGCCGCAACGTGCTGCGTTCCCTTTTAACCATGCTCGGCATCGTCATCGGAGTGGCCGCCGTCATTGTCATGGTGACCATCGGTGGCGGGGCGACGGTTCAGGTCACGGAGCAGATCGCGAGTCTCGGCACCAACCTCTTGATCGTCACCCCGGGCATGCGGGTCATGGGTCCCGGTGGAACCTCGGGCGCCGCGCCATTCCGGGTGGCCGATGCCGAGGCGATCGGCCGGGATGTCCCGTCCATTGCGGCCGTTGCCCCTGTCTCCACGCGGTCCATGACCGCGATTTTCGGCAACCAGAACTGGTCCACCCGGGTGAGCGGGACGACCAACGAATATCTCAAGGCGGGGAACTGGGCGATCGAGGCCGGACGTGAGTTCAGTGCCAGCGAACTCCGCGCCGGCACGGCGGTCTGCATTGTGGGAGCGACCGTGCGCACCCGGCTCTTCGGCGCACAGGACCCCATGGGCAGCACGATACGCCTCGAAAAGCTTGCGTGTCAGGTGATCGGTCTCTTGGGGACCAAAGGCCAAACCGCGTTCGGGATGGATCAGGACGACGTGGTGCTCATCCCGTTACGGACCTTCCAGCGGCGCATTACCGGTAACGAGGACGTCGCGATGCTACAAGTCTCGTTTCAACAAGGCGTATCGGCGGAGAAGGTTGAACGGGACATCGGGCGACTGATGCGCGAGCGGCGCCATCTTTCCGCGACACAGGAGGATGACTTCAGCGTGAGGGACTTGAGCGAGATCACCAAGATGTTGACCGGGACCACGCGGATGCTGACGGCTCTCCTCAGCGCCGTTGCCGCCGTCAGCTTACTGGTCGGCGGCATCGGCATCATGAACATCATGTTGGTCTCGGTCACCGAACGGACGCGGGAGATCGGTATCCGTCTGGCCATCGGCGCCCTGGAGCGCGAGGTGCTCCTGCAATTCCTGGTCGAGGCCATGGTGTTGTCTTCGTTGGGAGGACTCATCGGCGTCATCGTGGCTCTCGTGGCGTCGATGCAGCTGAGCAAGGTGCTCATGGTGCCGTTCGTCTTCACCCCAGGGATCATCATCCTCGCCTGCGTATTTTCCGCTGCGGTTGGCATGGTCTTCGGGTACTTTCCGGCGCAACGGGCCGCGCGCCTGAACCCCATCGACGCGCTGCGCCACGAATGAACGCGGCGCCAACGGTCGTCTTTGCCGCGCGGGCGCTCACCAAAGTGTATCGCATGGGTGAGGTCGAAGTGCACGCGCTGCGCGGGGTGGATCTCGACATCTACCAGGGCGAGTTCGTCGTGCTGTTGGGGCCTTCCGGCAGCGGCAAATCCACCCTGCTCAATATCCTCGGCGGCCTGGATACCCCCACCAGCGGGGAGGTGCGGTGGCGCGACCACGACCTGACCAGGGCGGACGAGCGCGCGATGACGACCTATCGCCGGCAGCACGTGGGGTTCGTGTTCCAGTTTTACAACCTGATTTCGAGCCTGACGGTCCGCGAAAACGTCGCCTTGGTCACGGATATCGCGGATCGTCCCATGAAACCGGACGAGGCGTTGCAATGGGTCGGGCTGGAGGAACGGCTCAACCATTTCCCCTCCCAGCTCTCGGGAGGCGAGCAGCAACGCGTGGCCATAGCCAGGGCCATTGCCAAAGGCCCGGAGGTGCTGCTCTGTGACGAGCCCACCGGCGCCTTGGACTACCAGACCGGGAAGGTGGTGTTGGAAGCCATCGCGCGCATCAACCGCGAGTTGGGAACCACCGCGGTGGTGATCACGCACAATGTGGCAATCGCCGGCATGGCGGACCGGGTGATGCATCTGGCCGACGGCCGCATCTCGGCCACGGAGAAAAATCCCCGCAAGCTCACGCCGTCGGAGTTGAGCTGGTGAAGGCCCTCAACAGGAAACTCCTGCGCGATTTATGGCACACCAGGAGCCAGGTGCTCACGATCGCGTTCGTGGTGGCCGGCGGGATGGGTGCGTTCATCGCCTCCTTCAGCACGTATGATTCGCTGCAGTGGTCCCGCCATATCTATTACGAGGCCTCGCGGTTCGGCGAGGTGTTCGCGGGGCTCAAGCGGGCGCCCGCGCCGGTTGAGGCCAGGATCGGCGAACTGCCCGGCGTGGCCGAGATGGAAACCACCGTGGTCTTCGACGTCACGCTGGATCTTCCCGGCGTGGACGAGCCGGTCATCGGGCGGATGATCGGCCTGGCGGACGGCGGGCAGCCTCGCATGAACCGGCTGGCGCTTCGACACGGTCGCTTCATCGAGCCGGGTCAGCACCGCGAGGTGCTGGTATCCGAGGGATTCGCCGCGGCCCGCAACCTCGGCCCGGGTGATCGCCTGGCGGCGATCCTCAACGGCAGCCGCGAAGAGCTGCAGATCGTCGGCGTGGTGCTGTCACCCGAATACGTGTTCGCGACCCGCGGCAGCTCGCTGCCCGACGACCGCTCGTTCGGGGTGTTGTGGATCGATCGCGAGCGGCTGGCCTCGGCGTTCGACATGGAGGGTGCGTTCAACTACGCGGTGGCGCGCTTGGCGCCGGGTGCCAGCGAGCCCGCGGTCATCGCCGGCCTCGATCGGGTGCTCGAACCCTACGGCGCGTTCGGCGCCTACGGCCGCGACGAGCAGCTCTCCAACCGCATCCTGAGCCAGGAGATCAGTCAGCAGCAGGTGTGGGGCACGTTTCTCCCGGCGATCTTCATGGCCGTGGCCGCGTTCCTGGTCAACGTGGTGCTGAGCCGCCACGTGGCCACCCAGCGCGAGTCGATCGCCGCGTTGAAGGCGCTGGGGTACTCCGACGTCAGGATCGGCGTCCACTACCTCGCGTTCGTCTCGGTGATCGTGCTGATCGGCGTGGCGCTCGGGATCGGGGTCGGCTGGTGGCTGGGCCGCGGGATGACCGGGCTGTACACCGACTTCTTCCATTTCCCGCGGCTAATTTTTCGCGTTCAACCGTGGGTCCCGCTGCTCGGCGCGGCCATCAGCTTTGTCGCCGCGGTGGGGGGCGCGCTCAACGCGGTCCGGCTGGTGGCTGCGCTGGCCCCGGCCGAAGCCATGCGGCCGCCGTCTCCCGCGCAATACCGCCGGATGTTGCTTGAACGGATCGGGATGGAGCGCTGGCTCTCTCCGGCGGCGCGGATGGTGATCCGCACGCTGGAGCGCCGGCCGTTTCGCGCCGCGTTCACCTCGTTCGGCATCGCCTGTTCCGTGGCGATCATCGTCTCCGGGACGTTCTGGCGGGACGTGGTCGAGTATATGATCGACGTCCAGTTCAACGCCGTGGAGCGCGAGGACGCGAGCGTAGTGCTGACCGATCCCCGGGAGGCGCGGGTTCGCCACGAGGTCGAGCGGCTCCCCGGGGTCTCCCAGGTGGAGGCCGTGCGGGAAGTGCCGGTGCGGCTGCGCGCCGGCCACCGGACGTATCGTACCGGGATCATCGGGCTCTCTGACGGCGCGCGGTTGCGGCGCTTGCTCGACGACAACCTGGCCGAGGTGCCGCTGCCGAGCGAAGGGCTGTTGCTCACGGATCGTCTGGCGGAGCGTCTGGGCCTCGAATCGGGCGACGTCGTGTCGGTCGAATCATTGGAAGGCGCCAGACTCAAGAGCGAGGTGGTCGTGGCCGACGTCGTGGCCGATGTGTTCGGCATGTTGGGGTACATGGAGATCAACGCGTTGAATCGCCTGATGGGCGAGGGGCCGTCGGTGACGTCGATCGCCGTGGCGGTGGACCGGGAGTCGGCGAACGAGCTCTACGGACGGCTCAAGGAGCGACCGCGGGTCGCCACCGTGAGCGTGAAGGCGTCCGCGCTCCAGACCTTCGAGGAGACCTCGGCGCGCAACATCATCTTCTTCACGGGCGTGATCACGATTTTTGCGGCGGCAATCGCGATCGGAGTGGTGTATAACAGCGCACGGATCGCGCTCGCCGAGCGCGCGTGGGAGTTGGCGAGCCTGCGCGTCCTGGGATTCACGCGGCGCGAAGTGTCGCTGTTCCTCCTCGGGGAACTGGCGATCGAACTGATCGTGGCGGTTCCGTTGGGCTTGGCGCTCGGCTACGTATTGGCCGCGACGTTGATCGAACTGATGCACGACGAGACGTTTGCCATGCCGCTGATCATCACGCCGCGGACCTACGCGTTCGCGGCGCTCGCGATTCTGATCGCCGGGATCGCGAGCGCGTTGGTCGTGCGGATGCGGGTGGACCGGCTCGACCTGGTGGCGGTGCTGAAAACGAGGGAGTGATGGCGAAACCCGTGGCGCGCATCGTGGGTGGCGTCGGTCTGCTGGCGATTCTGGTGCTGCTGGCGGTCAGTTTTCTGCCGCAGCCGGTCCCGGTCGACGTGGCGCCGGTGACGCAAGGACGGTTCGAGCAGACCGTGGACGAAGACGGCAAGACCCGGGTGCGCGAGCGCTACGTGGTCTCCGCGCCCTTGGCGGGCCGGGTGCTGCGCATCCAGCTCAAAGAAGGGGACGCGATCGCCCGCGGCGGGCTGTTGGCCGTGATGCTGCCTGCGGCTCCCGCGTTGCTGGACGTGCGCACCGAACAGGAGCTGAAAGAACGGCTGGCCGCGGCCGAAGACGAGTCGCGGAGGACCAAGGCCGTGGTCGAGCGCGCCTCCGCGGCCCTGAAGCAGGCTAGGATCGATTTCAATCGGAGCCGGGAACTCGCCAGGGAACGCTTGGTTCCTCCGGCTCAGCTCGAGCGGGACGAGCTCAACGTCACGCTGCGGAGAAAGGACCTCGAAGCCGCGGAGTTCGAGGACCGCGTGGCCGGGCACCAAGTAGAGGTGGCGCGCGCGGCGCTGCTTCAAGTCCGCAAGGGCATCGACCCCGGAGCCGCGCCGGATCGGCTGGAGATTCGTTCGCCGGTGGCCGGACGCGTCCTGCGCGTGCTGCAGGAAAGCGAGTCCGTGGTGGCGCTGGGCACGCCGCTGCTGGAGATCGCGGACCCGTCCGACCTGGAAGTCGTGGTCGACGTGCTCACCACCGACGCGGTGCAGATCACGCCCGGCATACCGGTTCGCATCGAACGCTACGGCGGCGGCCAGCCGCTCGACGGCCGCGTGCGGTTGATCGAGCCCTCCGCGTTCACCAAAATTTCGGCGTTGGGCGTGGAGGAACAGCGCGTGAACGTGGTGATCGATCTGGCTTCCGCATCCGAGCAATGGAGGACGCTTGGGGATGGATACCGCGTCGAGGCGCGGATCATCGTCCACGAAGAGCAGGACGCGGTGAAGGTTCCTGCGGGCGCGTTGTTTCGCGAGGGCGAGCGCTGGACCGTGTTCGTGCTCGACGGCGGCAAAGCCAAGAAACGCGTGGTGGAGGTGGGGCGCCGCAACGGGGTGGAAGCGACCGTGGCAAAGGGGCTGGAAGTGGCGGAGCTGGTGGTTGTGTACCCCAGCGACGCGGTCAAGGACGGGGTGAAGGTCCGGCGACGATCAGGAGAAGGTTGATGGGTCCGGGCCACGGCCACACGCACGGCGCCGCGGACTCCGCGCTGCTGACATCTCGACGCGGCATCTGGGCCGTCAAGTGGTCGATCGCCGGATTGGGCGCGACCGCGCTGGTTCAGGCCGTGGTGGTGGCGCTCACGGGAAGCGCGGCGCTGCTCGCGGATACGATCCACAACATCGGGGACGCGGCCACTGCGCTGCCCTTATGGGCCGCGTTCCGCCTGGGGACGCGGCCGCCCACCAAACGGTTCACGTACGGCTACGGACGCTTCGAGGATCTGGCCGGCGTCGCCGTCGTGGTCGTGATTCTCGCCAGCGCCGTGACCGCGGGCTACACCTCGTTCCAACGTCTGGTGCGTCCCGAACCCGTCGCGTATCTCTGGGCCGTGGCCGCGGCCGCGATCATCGGCTTTGTGGGCAACGAGGCGGTGGCCCTGTTCCGGATCAGGATCGGCAAGGAGATCGGCAGCGCCGCGCTGGTCGCGGACGGGTACCACGCCCGCATCGACGGATTGACCAGCCTGGCGGTGCTCGTGGGCGCGGTCGGGGTGTGGCTGGGTTATCCCTGGGCCGACCCGGTGATCGGCTTGCTGATCACGGCGGCAATCCTGAAAATCGTGTGGGACTCGGGCAAGTCCGTGGTGGTTCGTCTACTCGACGGCGTGGATTCCGACGTCATGGATGAGATTCGACACACCGTCGGCCACATCGAAGGAGTCCATGACGTCACGGAAGTTCGCGTGCGCTGGTTGGGCCATCGCATGCATGCCGAGGTGAACGTCGCGGTGGACCCGGATCTTTCAGTCACCAAGGGCCACGACATCGCGGTCCACGTCCAACACGATCTGCTGCACGATCTACGCTACCTGGCCAGCGCCACCATCCACATCGACCCTTGGGATACCTCAGGCGAGCACCATCATCGCGCCGCGAACCACGCGCACGACGACCTGCCTACGCATTCGCACTGAACCGCCGTCTGACGAGCGTACGTTACTGGAACCGTCGCAGCCGTGAAGTCGTCCACCTGCCACTCGACGTGCTGAAGGTTTGATCCAGCGACATCATGAGGTTTTCCGACCGCATCGATGCTGCGAACGCGGAAGTGATACGTGGTCGTCGGCGTGAGGCCGTTCAACGACTGGCGATGGCGTTGGACCAGCGTGGCGTCCATCGCGGACGATGAGCCGTAGGCCGTGGTCGTCCCGTACTCAACGACCGACGTGGCCGCTTCGTTGGTCCGCCAACCGATCTGAGCGCTGGTTGTGGTTGCGCGGACGTTGATCCTGGAGATGATCGGGGCCGTCGTGTCGGAGGAGGATGAGTCCGTCGCGGGCTCCGCAGCGAGCGTGGTGAGCGTGATATCTCCGGAGATGGCCTGGTTTCCAGCGGCGTCGCGGCTGACCACGCGGAAGTGATAGACGGTCGCGGCCGCGAGTCCGGAGAGGTTCTGGCTGTGCGCGGTGACCAGTGTGCTGTTTAGCGGAGTGGAAGAACCATACGTCGTGGTCGTCCCGTACGTTACTTGCGTAGTCGCGGCCTCATTGGTGGCCCAGGTGATGGTGGCGCTTGAGCTGGTCACGTTGGTGGCCGCGACCGCGGAGATCGTGGGGGGGGTGGTGTCGGGTGCGGGCAGCGTGGTGACCGTGAAATCCGCGGAGGTGGCGAGGTTGTCAGCGGCGTCGCGACTGAGTACGCGATAGTGGTAGAGGGTGGCCGCGGTTAAGCCGGTCAGGCTCTGGCTGTGGGCGGTAAGCAGCGTGCTATTCAGACTCGTGGTCGAGCCGTACGCGGTGGTGGTGCCGTACTGGACCTGGGTGGTGGCGGCCTCGTTGGTGGTCCACGTTACCGTGGCCCCGGTGCTCGTCACATTGGTGGCGGCGACCGAGGAGATCGTGGGCCGCGTGGTATCGGCCGCCGCAAGGGTTCGGAACGTGAAGTTGCCGGAGGTCGCGAGATTGCCGGCCGCGTCGCGGCTCAGGACGCGGAAGTTGTACGTGGTGGAAGCCGCGAGGCCGGAGAGGGCCTGGCTGTGCGTGGTCAGCAACGTGCTGTTGAGGCTCGTGGTGGAGCCGTACGCCGTGGTGGTGCCGTATTGGACCTGGGTGGTGGCGGCCTCGTTGGTGGTCCATGCAATGGTCGCGCTGCCGCTGGTCACGGTCACGGCCGCCACCGCGGAGATCGTCGGCGGAGTAGTGTCGGCCGGCGCCGGCGCGCTGGTGGTCAACGTGCGGTCGGCCGACACGGAAACATTCCCGGCCGCGTCGCGGCTCAACACCCGGTAGTGATAGAGGGTCGAGGCTTGCAGTCCGGTCAAGAGGTGCTGGTGGCTGCCGGCTAACACCGAGTTTTCTGTCGTCTGCAGACCGTAGGCCGTACTGGTGCCGTACTCGACCAGCGAGGTCGCAGGTTCGCTGGTCGTCCAGGTGATGGTGGCCGAGCTGCTGGTGATGCTTCCGGCCGCCACCGAAGAGATCACGGGCGAAACCGTGTCCGCGATGACTTTGCTGACCTCGCTGGAGAACCCGCTTTCAGCGCCGGTCCGATTGTAGGCGGTGAGCGCGAAGTAGTACGTGCCGGGACCGAGCCCGGTGACGGTATACGTGGTCGCCAACCCGACGTCGATCACAGTCGTGTACGACCTTGATGCCGTGCCGTAGTGCACGCGGTAGCCCGCAAGGTCGCTCTCCAAATTCGGAGACCATGACAAGATCGCGTCCGCGGCCCAGGCCGCGCCGCCGCAGAACAACGTGAGGATCATCGCGGTCGCGAGCATCCATGCTGCATGCCGACCAGCGCCAATGCCGGAGGTTGGTTGAGTCACATCGTGTCGCAAGATCACACTCGCCCCCATTTCCTCGTGACGACATACCTGGCAGTCCTGTCTTCATCGCGTTCGACGGTTCTGCCTCTAAAAGAGTTGGTCGTTGGTGTATCGCAAGTTCGGGGCCAGCGGCACAGAGCGTCTGTATTGGTCGCAAGACGCCGAAGGGACTGGATTCCGGTGACCTACGGTTCAGCTCCTGCCAAGAGTTGGGCACATTGCGGTCGATTCAGGAATACGCTGACGTAATCTCAATCTCAGTGCCGCAACCTGAATTGACACGCAGCCGTGATCCGCGATAGAACTCCGCATTCGCGTCGGGATGCCAAGAAACGGATCGATCGACTGCGCGGGGCGGGAATGCACTAGGGAGGACGCGACCATGGCCGCCAACGTTTCAATCACGATCAAAGCTCCCGTCACAACGGTCTGGGAGCACCTGACTCGACCCGAACTGATCAAGAAGTACTTCTTCGGCACCCAGGTTGAGACCGATTGGAAACCGGGGAGTCCGATCTATTGGCGGGGAACGTGGGAAGGAAAGACTTACGAGGACAAAGGGAAGGTCCTTGAGTTCCAGCCGCATCAGCGCCTCTCGTACCTCTACTGGAACAGCTTCTCCAGCCAACCTGATCTCCCCGAGAACTACCAGACCATCACCTGCGATCTTCGCTCCGAAAAAGGAAACACGGTCCTGACTGTCAGGCAGGATTGCGAGGATTCAAAGAAGGAGCACTGCGAGAAGAATTGGAGGATGGTGCTGGATGGTTTGAAAAAGCAGGTTGACTCGGGGCGGACCTAGCAGGCTGCTGAAAAAGCCTGCGTGGGGGTTGCTCGAAGGGGGTGGGCCCCCTTCGAGGGGTCACAGGCCCCGCTTTTCGGGGCCGTCCTAGGGCGCGAGCCCCTGGGAAAGCAGGGTGCAGAGTTTTTCAGCACCCTGCTAGGCCGCCCGTTCCCTGTCCTCGTTCCCGCCGTCCGCCAACCGCGGCGCGCACCTTCGCACCCACGTCGCAATGACCCAGGAACTGGCGGCCACGATGCTGATCACGAACATCCAGTTATAGGTCGACTTCGCGCCCTTGCCGAGAACCGGACCGAGCAACAACAGCCCGACGTTGTAGGCCAGGGCCAGGACCACGACCGTGGCGGACGGGAAGACCATCTCGCGGAACGGGCCGAGCCATTTCGAGCCATTGGATCGATCCGTTGCGATGTGACGGGCCCCGATCAAGATCGTGACCAGGGCGGCCCCATATCCCAGAAACTGCACAAGATTTGAAGCCCGAAACTTTCCGACCATGGTTTCCCGAAAGAGCGGGACGTGACCGAGAATCGCTGCGAATAAGGCCGCCAATGCGACGGCCACTCCGTATTGCATCACCCACTTTTTCGTAAGCATTCCGTTCCTCCGTTGCCTCGTTCCGTCTCTCAGCGTCAGGGTTTGGCTTGCACGTCGCTCGTCGACGGGCCCACGGGCCACGCTGATTCGGCCAGCCAGGTCGTGAGCGCGTCGGCGGCCAGGGGGCGGCTCACGTAGTAGCCTTGGGCCTCGTTGCAGCCCAGTTGCGCGAGGTGGTCCCACGTCTCGCGCGTTTCCACGCCTTCGGCG
Encoded here:
- a CDS encoding ABC transporter permease, with the protein product MKALNRKLLRDLWHTRSQVLTIAFVVAGGMGAFIASFSTYDSLQWSRHIYYEASRFGEVFAGLKRAPAPVEARIGELPGVAEMETTVVFDVTLDLPGVDEPVIGRMIGLADGGQPRMNRLALRHGRFIEPGQHREVLVSEGFAAARNLGPGDRLAAILNGSREELQIVGVVLSPEYVFATRGSSLPDDRSFGVLWIDRERLASAFDMEGAFNYAVARLAPGASEPAVIAGLDRVLEPYGAFGAYGRDEQLSNRILSQEISQQQVWGTFLPAIFMAVAAFLVNVVLSRHVATQRESIAALKALGYSDVRIGVHYLAFVSVIVLIGVALGIGVGWWLGRGMTGLYTDFFHFPRLIFRVQPWVPLLGAAISFVAAVGGALNAVRLVAALAPAEAMRPPSPAQYRRMLLERIGMERWLSPAARMVIRTLERRPFRAAFTSFGIACSVAIIVSGTFWRDVVEYMIDVQFNAVEREDASVVLTDPREARVRHEVERLPGVSQVEAVREVPVRLRAGHRTYRTGIIGLSDGARLRRLLDDNLAEVPLPSEGLLLTDRLAERLGLESGDVVSVESLEGARLKSEVVVADVVADVFGMLGYMEINALNRLMGEGPSVTSIAVAVDRESANELYGRLKERPRVATVSVKASALQTFEETSARNIIFFTGVITIFAAAIAIGVVYNSARIALAERAWELASLRVLGFTRREVSLFLLGELAIELIVAVPLGLALGYVLAATLIELMHDETFAMPLIITPRTYAFAALAILIAGIASALVVRMRVDRLDLVAVLKTRE
- a CDS encoding cation diffusion facilitator family transporter; its protein translation is MGPGHGHTHGAADSALLTSRRGIWAVKWSIAGLGATALVQAVVVALTGSAALLADTIHNIGDAATALPLWAAFRLGTRPPTKRFTYGYGRFEDLAGVAVVVVILASAVTAGYTSFQRLVRPEPVAYLWAVAAAAIIGFVGNEAVALFRIRIGKEIGSAALVADGYHARIDGLTSLAVLVGAVGVWLGYPWADPVIGLLITAAILKIVWDSGKSVVVRLLDGVDSDVMDEIRHTVGHIEGVHDVTEVRVRWLGHRMHAEVNVAVDPDLSVTKGHDIAVHVQHDLLHDLRYLASATIHIDPWDTSGEHHHRAANHAHDDLPTHSH
- a CDS encoding SRPBCC family protein codes for the protein MAANVSITIKAPVTTVWEHLTRPELIKKYFFGTQVETDWKPGSPIYWRGTWEGKTYEDKGKVLEFQPHQRLSYLYWNSFSSQPDLPENYQTITCDLRSEKGNTVLTVRQDCEDSKKEHCEKNWRMVLDGLKKQVDSGRT
- a CDS encoding fibronectin type III domain-containing protein: MLATAMILTLFCGGAAWAADAILSWSPNLESDLAGYRVHYGTASRSYTTVIDVGLATTYTVTGLGPGTYYFALTAYNRTGAESGFSSEVSKVIADTVSPVISSVAAGSITSSSATITWTTSEPATSLVEYGTSTAYGLQTTENSVLAGSHQHLLTGLQASTLYHYRVLSRDAAGNVSVSADRTLTTSAPAPADTTPPTISAVAAVTVTSGSATIAWTTNEAATTQVQYGTTTAYGSTTSLNSTLLTTHSQALSGLAASTTYNFRVLSRDAAGNLATSGNFTFRTLAAADTTRPTISSVAATNVTSTGATVTWTTNEAATTQVQYGTTTAYGSTTSLNSTLLTAHSQSLTGLTAATLYHYRVLSRDAADNLATSADFTVTTLPAPDTTPPTISAVAATNVTSSSATITWATNEAATTQVTYGTTTTYGSSTPLNSTLVTAHSQNLSGLAAATVYHFRVVSRDAAGNQAISGDITLTTLAAEPATDSSSSDTTAPIISRINVRATTTSAQIGWRTNEAATSVVEYGTTTAYGSSSAMDATLVQRHRQSLNGLTPTTTYHFRVRSIDAVGKPHDVAGSNLQHVEWQVDDFTAATVPVTYARQTAVQCECVGRSSCAWFAAR
- a CDS encoding efflux RND transporter periplasmic adaptor subunit, with protein sequence MAKPVARIVGGVGLLAILVLLAVSFLPQPVPVDVAPVTQGRFEQTVDEDGKTRVRERYVVSAPLAGRVLRIQLKEGDAIARGGLLAVMLPAAPALLDVRTEQELKERLAAAEDESRRTKAVVERASAALKQARIDFNRSRELARERLVPPAQLERDELNVTLRRKDLEAAEFEDRVAGHQVEVARAALLQVRKGIDPGAAPDRLEIRSPVAGRVLRVLQESESVVALGTPLLEIADPSDLEVVVDVLTTDAVQITPGIPVRIERYGGGQPLDGRVRLIEPSAFTKISALGVEEQRVNVVIDLASASEQWRTLGDGYRVEARIIVHEEQDAVKVPAGALFREGERWTVFVLDGGKAKKRVVEVGRRNGVEATVAKGLEVAELVVVYPSDAVKDGVKVRRRSGEG